In a single window of the Thermofilum uzonense genome:
- a CDS encoding DUF402 domain-containing protein, which produces MIRLRGIYSTALAGLLSEAGYTFSDISEKTRSRIPGLRFSPESVRATIKDLEHHKGIVIIGEEDAVANIYSIIESSIGSEYSIFVRDGPYTVYRARIIEAVKGGYTVELPGRRKGFLRTFQRHTIGDVVTAHVVKPAIFSPVLEEGIAVSGDYVRVVEGKRHSVSEHIHDPQFTLELLTLASTKARGKWGVRFRSSCRGTEILRIMEELEKLLGEAERVKQASEKIDAPALVRAGESIALMYFSFKSFERFDTIRRRYYPTVQGHHLVKSLGDNNISNKVDELEASASDDSVNFSENYFDELIRVLSTGTVRVVHEKAMGRGYTWLAKASISPTGYIQLEREVESNGWYDGLRVEKVKGDRIFTLTYPSSRFLVHKYVDKEDNLKGIYVNLNTPLDFSLIPPSLWYLDLALDIAWTPGEEARIIDQAEFEVLRVSGLYPKGSIEHYLEAARKIRELLSHEPLKLLTGPDFLVRLQDSVWGDEATKILMSFSNRLRG; this is translated from the coding sequence TTGATCCGTCTACGCGGGATATACTCGACAGCCCTTGCCGGTCTTTTATCTGAGGCCGGCTACACTTTCAGCGACATCAGCGAAAAGACTAGGAGCAGGATCCCCGGCTTAAGGTTTTCACCGGAGAGTGTTCGTGCAACGATAAAAGATCTAGAACACCATAAGGGAATAGTCATTATAGGCGAGGAGGATGCTGTCGCAAACATTTACTCTATAATCGAGTCGAGCATAGGGAGCGAGTACTCAATCTTTGTAAGGGATGGCCCCTACACCGTCTACCGGGCCCGGATAATTGAGGCTGTGAAGGGGGGCTACACTGTCGAGCTCCCGGGTAGGAGAAAGGGTTTTCTCAGGACCTTTCAAAGACACACTATTGGAGATGTCGTGACAGCCCATGTCGTCAAACCGGCTATTTTTTCCCCAGTACTAGAGGAGGGAATAGCAGTGTCGGGAGACTATGTACGCGTGGTTGAAGGGAAGAGACACTCTGTAAGTGAACACATACACGACCCTCAATTCACTCTAGAGCTTCTGACGCTTGCCTCGACCAAGGCTAGAGGAAAATGGGGTGTAAGGTTCAGAAGCTCGTGCCGGGGAACAGAGATATTAAGGATTATGGAGGAGCTGGAGAAGCTACTCGGAGAGGCTGAAAGAGTCAAACAGGCCTCCGAGAAGATAGACGCACCCGCGCTGGTTAGGGCGGGTGAGTCGATAGCCCTCATGTATTTCTCCTTCAAGAGTTTTGAGCGGTTCGATACTATCAGGAGACGGTATTACCCGACTGTGCAGGGCCATCACCTCGTGAAATCCCTTGGCGACAACAATATCAGCAATAAGGTGGACGAGCTTGAGGCCTCGGCTAGTGATGATTCCGTCAACTTCTCGGAGAATTACTTCGACGAACTGATAAGGGTACTGTCAACGGGGACCGTCAGGGTGGTCCACGAGAAGGCGATGGGTAGAGGCTACACTTGGCTAGCCAAAGCGAGCATCAGCCCCACCGGCTATATACAGCTAGAACGTGAAGTGGAATCCAATGGATGGTATGATGGGCTGAGGGTAGAGAAGGTGAAGGGGGACCGGATTTTCACCCTTACATATCCGTCTAGCCGTTTCCTGGTTCACAAGTACGTTGACAAAGAGGATAACTTGAAGGGCATCTATGTTAACCTCAACACGCCTCTAGACTTTTCTCTGATACCGCCGAGCCTCTGGTACCTTGACCTTGCGCTAGACATCGCGTGGACTCCAGGCGAGGAGGCTAGGATAATAGACCAGGCAGAGTTCGAGGTGCTTCGAGTATCGGGGTTATACCCCAAGGGAAGTATTGAACACTACCTGGAGGCGGCCCGAAAGATACGGGAGCTTTTATCTCACGAACCTTTAAAGCTTTTAACAGGGCCGGACTTCCTGGTGAGACTGCAAGACTCTGTTTGGGGGGATGAAGCGACAAAAATACTAATGTCCTTTTCGAATAGGTTGAGGGGCTGA
- a CDS encoding ribonuclease P protein component 4 — protein sequence MRKRFELKDLAFERIERLLEFAEKIHSIEPELADRYGSLAMAIARKARLRYPDFLKSRVCRKCGAFLVPGVTIRVRVKNRGKMKYISVTCLKCGYTRRYPLNWKDRLTRRPWLALYQRWET from the coding sequence ATGAGGAAGCGCTTCGAGCTAAAAGATTTAGCCTTCGAGAGGATTGAGAGACTATTAGAGTTTGCGGAAAAAATCCACAGTATAGAGCCGGAGCTCGCCGACAGGTATGGCAGCCTCGCCATGGCTATCGCAAGGAAGGCGAGATTAAGATACCCTGACTTTCTCAAGTCGCGGGTCTGCCGAAAATGCGGCGCATTCCTTGTACCGGGTGTCACCATACGCGTCAGGGTTAAGAACAGGGGAAAAATGAAATATATCAGTGTGACTTGTCTGAAGTGCGGGTATACTCGGAGGTATCCCCTGAACTGGAAGGACCGCTTGACGCGTAGACCGTGGCTTGCCCTCTACCAGAGGTGGGAGACTTGA
- a CDS encoding 16S rRNA methyltransferase: MRKAHLILADASLELVPKEIQWHPAVLNSARRMGKKPGEILLDKSLHYPAMHTLRYREKRGRPDIVHVCLLISQGSLLNQLGLLKTTIHTISGEVIEVNPSTRVPRNYNRFLGVMSQLLSIGRVPPSGEPILMWKTGKSLTDHLKENNTDFVALLNESGAPTTPKRLAEKLIGYENPAVIIGAYPHGDFSDEVYNVANQVFSLGGRSLDAWTVLARIIASLEDALGLWDAL, encoded by the coding sequence ATGCGGAAAGCACATTTAATTCTTGCCGACGCCAGTCTCGAACTGGTTCCAAAAGAGATACAGTGGCATCCAGCGGTACTTAACTCAGCGAGGAGAATGGGTAAGAAGCCGGGAGAGATCCTTCTTGATAAGTCCCTACATTACCCGGCTATGCACACGCTGAGGTATAGGGAAAAGAGGGGTCGCCCCGACATTGTACACGTATGCCTCCTCATTAGCCAGGGTAGCCTGCTAAACCAGCTAGGCCTCCTGAAGACAACCATTCACACCATTAGCGGCGAAGTGATCGAAGTCAACCCATCTACGAGAGTCCCTCGAAACTACAATAGGTTCCTAGGGGTTATGAGCCAACTTCTCTCAATAGGGAGAGTCCCCCCTTCGGGCGAGCCTATCTTGATGTGGAAGACTGGAAAGTCCCTCACCGACCATTTAAAAGAGAATAATACCGATTTCGTGGCACTCCTCAACGAGTCCGGCGCTCCGACAACCCCTAAGAGGCTAGCGGAAAAGTTGATAGGCTACGAGAACCCCGCAGTGATAATAGGTGCCTACCCTCATGGAGACTTCAGCGATGAAGTCTATAATGTGGCAAACCAGGTCTTCTCTCTCGGGGGCCGTAGCCTTGACGCTTGGACAGTTCTAGCCAGGATTATCGCGAGCCTGGAGGACGCCCTTGGGCTCTGGGATGCCCTGTGA
- a CDS encoding pelota family protein: MRVLELDERRGRLQVIIETPEDLYYLSMILRKGDLVYAWTFRQLRVERELGSEKGERVRVYVGIELEKIGYSKFTKTMRLTGRVVEAPEDLHIKGSFHTLSIGVGDEVTIIRKEGLGYFDREILSRATSIIRRVLAISIGDDEVSIGVLSPIGVELKGSFPYYPRRTDKDASIRESVLPVLKEHLEVVRSAYDPANYDEILVLTTERLVEAVKETLESLGIKARIIKVSEGGEAGIYELLRRQDLRHLFTEIRSLAEAQEANALIEELLKGSQRVIVGIENVERVTEWGVVEKLIVLDELFFDEATRERIFNIISRLQNSKFLIVDGESETGRVLKRLGGIVARTFYTLPAAGRPRSPSS; encoded by the coding sequence ATGCGGGTGCTCGAACTGGACGAGAGACGTGGAAGGCTGCAAGTGATCATCGAGACGCCTGAGGATCTCTACTACCTGTCCATGATCCTGAGAAAAGGGGATTTAGTCTATGCCTGGACTTTCCGTCAACTCAGGGTTGAGCGGGAGCTGGGTAGTGAGAAGGGTGAGAGGGTCAGGGTGTATGTAGGGATCGAGCTTGAGAAGATAGGTTACAGTAAGTTCACGAAGACGATGAGGCTGACCGGGAGGGTTGTTGAGGCTCCAGAGGATCTCCACATAAAGGGTAGTTTCCACACGCTAAGCATAGGAGTGGGAGACGAGGTCACAATAATAAGGAAAGAAGGCCTCGGTTACTTTGACAGGGAGATTCTTTCAAGGGCTACCTCCATCATACGGAGGGTTCTCGCAATCTCTATTGGCGACGACGAGGTCAGCATAGGTGTACTCTCGCCCATAGGTGTTGAGTTGAAGGGTAGCTTCCCATACTATCCAAGGAGGACAGACAAGGATGCCAGTATTAGGGAGTCGGTACTTCCTGTTCTCAAGGAACACCTGGAAGTTGTTAGGAGTGCTTACGATCCTGCAAACTACGATGAGATACTTGTCCTTACCACTGAGAGGCTTGTCGAGGCCGTAAAGGAGACTCTAGAGAGCCTGGGCATCAAGGCGCGGATTATAAAAGTCAGCGAGGGGGGCGAGGCAGGAATCTACGAGCTTTTGAGGCGTCAGGATCTCAGGCATCTCTTCACCGAGATCAGATCTCTGGCTGAGGCACAAGAGGCTAATGCGCTTATAGAGGAGCTTCTTAAAGGTTCGCAGAGAGTGATCGTGGGCATTGAAAATGTTGAACGCGTTACAGAGTGGGGGGTGGTGGAGAAGTTGATTGTCCTCGATGAGCTCTTCTTCGATGAAGCTACGAGGGAAAGGATCTTCAACATAATTTCGAGACTTCAAAACTCGAAGTTTCTAATCGTTGACGGGGAGAGTGAAACTGGAAGAGTCCTAAAGAGGTTGGGCGGGATCGTAGCTAGGACTTTTTACACGCTTCCAGCGGCTGGCCGCCCACGCTCACCATCGTCATGA
- a CDS encoding zinc ribbon domain-containing protein — protein sequence MEKKFGYRVWKISASKEVRTKLLGFRCSFLNEPKDNLKKYWQAWQKAFEEAREKSKKRTRFKSPPLFLPVRFQLGGVVRGNHNAPVVIDLRSQGELRISRAGIRFPLKPSLTRALREENSLTPRPEFIAQITSQGRLRIIAFRRPRAELRLPIRVIGVDINSRHGITVVSLDIEATGARLVSRLRLKPPNHGWRKRLTSELQRHADTGRGEVPLALPFVLTTERAGRLARKMRHREKGLNAAFVQHVLALLRRLIREAVGRGYSVLVAMDPINPETLRGTGLQGTLLRVVRRVENLALYEGVALALFGRNGNGVSGKLCPLCGGKGVEVAPRRYQCPHCHIEWNRDYNASFRAILLVLQKRAPESAEALRRWLQEHPRALL from the coding sequence ATGGAGAAAAAATTCGGTTACAGGGTCTGGAAAATATCGGCTTCAAAGGAAGTCAGAACGAAGCTCTTGGGCTTCCGCTGCAGCTTTCTCAACGAGCCCAAGGATAATCTAAAGAAGTACTGGCAAGCTTGGCAAAAGGCGTTCGAGGAGGCCCGAGAAAAGTCGAAGAAGCGGACGCGGTTTAAGTCGCCGCCCCTCTTCCTCCCCGTCCGCTTCCAGTTGGGCGGGGTCGTGAGGGGCAACCATAATGCGCCCGTCGTCATCGACTTGCGTTCGCAGGGGGAGCTCCGGATCTCCCGCGCCGGGATCCGGTTCCCCCTCAAGCCCTCGCTGACGAGGGCGCTCAGGGAGGAGAACAGCCTTACACCGAGGCCCGAGTTCATTGCGCAAATCACTTCCCAGGGCAGGCTGCGCATCATCGCTTTCAGGCGCCCACGGGCGGAGCTGCGGCTCCCGATCCGAGTCATTGGGGTCGACATCAACAGTAGGCACGGAATCACAGTCGTTAGCCTCGACATTGAAGCTACCGGAGCTCGGCTCGTCAGCCGCCTCCGGCTCAAGCCACCCAACCACGGATGGCGGAAGCGGCTGACGAGCGAGCTGCAGCGTCACGCAGACACGGGCAGGGGCGAGGTGCCGCTGGCCCTCCCTTTCGTCTTAACGACGGAGAGAGCCGGGCGCCTCGCACGCAAGATGCGTCACAGGGAGAAGGGGCTCAACGCAGCCTTCGTGCAGCACGTTCTTGCCCTGCTCCGCCGCCTCATCCGCGAGGCAGTGGGGCGGGGCTACTCCGTGCTGGTCGCAATGGATCCCATAAACCCGGAGACGCTCAGGGGTACAGGGCTACAGGGTACGCTGCTGAGGGTCGTCCGACGGGTGGAGAACCTCGCTCTCTACGAGGGCGTGGCGCTGGCGCTCTTCGGCAGGAACGGCAACGGCGTCAGCGGCAAGCTCTGCCCCCTCTGCGGGGGGAAGGGGGTGGAGGTCGCCCCGAGGAGGTACCAGTGCCCGCACTGCCACATAGAGTGGAATCGAGATTACAATGCATCCTTTCGCGCAATCTTACTAGTCTTACAGAAAAGGGCGCCGGAGTCGGCCGAGGCCCTCCGGCGCTGGCTTCAAGAACACCCAAGAGCGCTTCTGTAG